One genomic region from Calypte anna isolate BGI_N300 chromosome 8, bCalAnn1_v1.p, whole genome shotgun sequence encodes:
- the FAM163A gene encoding protein FAM163A gives MTAGTVVITGGILATVILLCIIAVLCYCRLQYYCCKKDDSGEEEEEEEEELDLPTHLHLGTCNACSSSHVVDGQGSPVSPCSELNQHGAPNYCPTCSPYASPPPFYIRTDDMVHNGGERVAYAPACYKEMGPPITMAALQSYSLSRRGLLRESFPNPRAVSTEV, from the exons ATGACAGCGGGAACTGTTGTTATCACCGGGGGAATCCTAGCAACTGTGATCCTACTGTGCATCATTGCTGTCCTCTGTTACTGTAGGCTACAG TACTATTGCTGCAAGAAAGATGACTctggtgaggaagaggaggaggaagaggaagaactCGACCTTCCCACCCACTTGCACTTGGGCACCTGCAatgcctgcagcagctcccacgTGGTGGACGGGCAAGGCAGCCCTGTGTCCCCCTGCAGTGAGCTCAACCAGCACGGGGCCCCCAATTACTGCCCCACCTGCTCTCCCTAtgcctccccccctcctttttacATCCGGACTGATGACATGGTGCACAACGGGGGGGAGAGGGTGGCCTATGCCCCAGCCTGCTACAAGGAGATGGGGCCACCCATCACCatggctgctctgcagagctacTCGCTGAGCCGCCGGGGCCTCCTCCGCGAGAGCTTCCCCAACCCACGGGCAGTCAGCACCGAGGTGTAG